AAACAGAATTTTGGGAAGAGTTGTTATTAAGCTCAATTTAAGCTTAACACAAAATGTTGTTAGCTCAATCTAAAGTCTTGCTAAGTTAATCCGTCTTCGTTCCTCCCTCGCTTCGTGCTTCATACGACACATTTCGCTCATTTCGCAGATGATTTATTTGTCGATTCGCTGCCCATCTCCCAGAAGCACTGACAAACATCTGTCATGACTTTCATCACAGAAAAAGTAGGATCGAGTTCTTTGTACCCTTTGAGACATTTATCCTCCATTAACTTCACCACGGCATCAAGAGTAGGCATGTGAAAATCTGATTTACCAAGAACTGAGCCATAGTTCAAGACAATTTTCACCTCTCCGGATTGTGAGGAAGCTATCTCCAAGGTGGAAGGAGATGATTTCATCGTGTTTGTTTCAGCGTTGCTGTTAGCTGCTCCAACTGGAGAAGGTGGATTTCCATCGTTTGTATCTGATTCAACTACAGTTGCCGATGTGTTATAATCATCCTGTCTACCTTTTGACGAACCACTTGCAACTGGAGATTTTCCTTTACTCGATGAACCTGCAAATGCAGTTCACATTCTCTCAAAGAAGCAAAAGAcggcaacaacaacataccgagtgtatacccacaaagtggagtctggggTGGGGAGgttaaagtgtacgcagtccataccactacctcagatgaagtagagaggttgtttccgatagacccccggctcatgatagataacagtataacaaacaacaaatataaaagcacacaacaaaatgGGATACAAAGAAGCAGAAGACACCACATAATCGTTGTATCAAAGTTAAAAAACAAGCAAAAAGTATTCCTCCCACCATTTCAAGTGGTGTTTTTACCTTTTCATTTTGGTATAATACATAAACCTGCCCTTTAACTCGGCCTTAGTTCACATCTATGACCTCCGACTTTGGATGTACACGAGTAGACAATTAAACTTATAAAAacttgaacaagtagacacatgcGTCCCATGTGGCATAATGTACGTAGGGTGTCCTGCTAGGACACGAATTACCATGTAAGACACCACATATGATATgggtgtctacttgttcaactttatgcAAGTTTCAGTGCCTACTTGTGCACAACCAAAGTTGGAGGCATAAATGTAAGTTGAAGCCAAGTTGAAAGgctcatttatgtattatgcctttcaTTTTGTTTCAAAATAAGCGGTGTTTCATATAATTAAGGATGCATTAAATGATGTTCTTCCAATATTATCCTTATTTAAACAGTGTTTTCCATAACCAAGAAACTACTAAAGAGCTACATCATTTTGAAGATATTTATTAAGGGTAAGGGATTGAGTATTTCCCTAAAGAGGCATGCTGAAACTAAAACACACTTGTTTTGAAACAGAAGGAGTACTGGTAGTGATCAAGGACACAAAGTTCATAATGTCCTTGGGGCACATCTAGGAGTGGCAAAATTAGCATATGAAAACATAACCGGCCTAAGTTTGTTAGATCAACCCATTTTAGCCCAACCCATTTCAGCCATCTAAAAATTGGGTTGATATGTACGCCGTACGCAAAACTGACCCATGAGAGACcttgtcaaaatatttttttgtttaatatgttatatagacatagtacaaagaaaaatagtttTATAAGGTATTTTGAATATTATAAAAGAACAAACAAAGAAGCTAAAACTTAGTAAGAACTCGGGTTGGACTTGGGTTAAGACCCGCGTTTTTAGCTCATTTTAGCTGCCAGAAAAGATAAGCATGGCCCTTATGCAAGGGTACAACAATATGCCCAGTGTaacgtggggtctggggagggtacgATGTACCCTTGTGCATGTATGACATGCGCAAAAAGGATACTGCCTTCATCAATCACAAATAGCAACTTCATGTTTCTTTAACATTCATTCCTATATAGCTTGGAATACTTTCTGTACAGCGCCAAGAACAAATGGAAATGGATAATCCAACCAATTCTTGAAGTTGGATAGACAaacatgaaatttgaaattggaaaatgttttccaaatttCTTTCTCATGTTCGATTGGTCAAAAttttttggaaaacattttctctAGGAAAATAAGTtccataaaaataaggaaaataacttCCCTAATGAAAGGATGAAAACAAGTTTCACAAGTGGTATTCCACATTGATTGTGTCCTACCCGCTGTCCATCACATCTCATCTTCACCTCTACCCAAACAGCCTCCATATCCCACACCCCAACTCCTCACACACCAAAACCCTCCATAGTATTTGTCTAGATCATATACAAATGCTTTTAGGATAACTTTTTTTTGCTCCCAACACAAGAAATAAGTAAGACAACTTAGGAATTTTGGAACACACCCTCAGTGGAAAACTTAGGAATTTTGGAAACACACACAGGGCTTAGGAGCTGTTCAGATTGAAATTCTGCTTCGTTAAAGTCAATTTGACTTTAAGGGCATCATATAGTATTAAGTTGGTGTGTTGAAAGCAAAATCTGCAGAGCAAAGCAATCTTGTTCTAGAAGAAGGTACCATTCCATCTTCAGAACTTCGCCAACCAGAAGAGCACACATAAAACGAAAGAGTCCCTCCTTCCAACGCTTCTTCTACTATCACAAAATTGAATCATAAGAATGGAAATGAGATAATCTCTACCTGGGCGGGTGACGGCAAGAGGAACTTCAAGATGTGGCAGGTCATCAGTGACTGGCTCATCCTTAGGTTTGATAAAAGTGTGATTAGCAATAACATTCTTAGTAGGTGACACTGGGATGGCAGAACCAGAAGTAGATCCAGCTCTCCTAGGAACCGAAAGGCTCTTGTCCACGCCAGAAGGCTGAGATGAAGGAAATCCTTCCTGTGCTGCTAATGAGTTGGACAAAATGGGCTGCTTTCCTTTGTTTCTACCAAGTGATTCGTTGCCGATGGCCTGAGGGGAATCAAAAACACCCAGTGACTGGTTTTGCAAATGAGATTCAACAGACTCATTTGGTTGACTTGATTGATTTTTTAACCGCTGCCTCTTCAAAAGTGGTTCAGGCTCATCTTGCACCAGCGCCTCTTGCTGAAAGAAACCGAAAAATGAAACGACGGTAAAGGAGAGTGAGTAAAgagatttgagaaaaaatgataTATCAGGAAATACAGTAGCCACAAAGCGAAAATAAAATTAGTCCAGTACTCCCACATTCTCAGTTGGCTTTGTACTTTCAGAATCCTGAAACGAAAAAGCATATGTCAGCAAAATAAGCTCCCACGAAGGAGACGGCAGACAACTGAAAACAAAGTACTCCTTCTGTTACATTTTATGTAAGTTTCTCCTTTTTAGCGTGTTCCAAATAAAATGATTTTGTAGCCACGGAAACGTCATGCCATGTTTAAGACCGCAAATTCAAAAAGTCATCTTTCCTTTCTTTAATTCCACGCCTAATCAAACACCCCGACATAAAATGAACCGGAGGGAGCACTCacttaaaagaaagagaaacagaaGTGTACTAAATGAAAGAAACTAGCACCTTTGCTTCATCAGATTCGAATATTGCATCTGCAAGGGCCCTATAGTTCTCTGCTTCTATAAGGTCCCAATTTTTGTTATACAATCTTAGAAGATTCTTCAGAACTGGTTTCACCTTATCTCCAGGAATCCCGAGAGTTTTCATAGCACGGAAGGCACGATCAACCCTAGGGTTTGGAGGCATTGCTAATCACTGATTTAGATAGCAGATTTCGAATTAGTCACTGAGCCTGCATTGACACCATCTGCTTCAGAAGGGTACAAGAATACAAAATGCAAGATAGCCAACACAATTACACAACTGTAACGCCAACGACACATAAATGAGGCCATGAATACCAGATAccccaaatataatctaaatcaAACATTCAAACCATAATTTTGATAGAAACTTAAATTACTTCCTCGGGTAAGTCGGTAAGAAAGTCACACAAAGCTAATGGGGATGTTTCCTCCATCAGATGGCTTTTGAAAATTCAACACTAGGACCACAAGAGTATTTAAAAGCTGAATTAGTCCAAGACCTGTAGTAGGTATAGTATCGAAGTAAGTCCTACAAGAGATAACACTGAATAATACATATACATTTGAAAGCAAAACTTCAAACATGACACATTACAACTTTAAAGGAACTTCATTAAGCAGGAAACTTTTACATCATCCAGTGCACTAGGTAGATTGCTTCCAGACAGCTGACGAATCTTCAACAATTACAATAGTAACAACTACGCCTCAATCTTAAGCTCATCCCAACCCAACATatacaaataagaaaaagaaaaacaagaagtacTAGAAGTTGTCTATGCTTTCTAGGTTGGGAGAGTTTAAGGCCGGTTGGTTAATACTGGCTTTGGGGTGACACTCCGCTTCTTATACTCTTAGGAGGCGAGAAACGGGTTCATATAAAGACGGCTGAAGATTCTAGTCTATGAAATAATACTGCAAGCTTCATTTACCTTCTTAAGAAATTGTTATGAGCACAAGCAGGCAATCACAAAATCCAAACAAAGTTATTATCTAGTTTCATTCTCTTCTAACAATGTTGAACCCGGTCTAAACTATATTCATCCAATGAGCAGTCTATACACGTCAAAGGACAGGTACTTGTAAAGAAGTTTCGGGTTGTTCTTCAGTTACTGACAAATATCCCTCTGCATTCTAGATATCTTTGCTCCTCCGTTAGCGAAAAGCTCATTCTGAATTGTCAACTAACTTGAAGTTCAAACAAAATGTTCGAGTATCGATAAACATGTTTGAAAGTCACTCAAATACTCAAGCTCTCATATAGCTTTCATGTGGCAATTATGTTACATGTAATTGCCATTGCCGTTTACAATGAAAATACCATGTCTGTCAAGGGTAGCAAGATCCCCTGAGTTTAGCCAAGCCTGGTATAACACTAGGGCTTTGCTACTGGGGAGTTTTATTATGCACATAGAACCTAACCATGATTGACGATATCGTTCAGCTAAATGGTTCTTTTTTAAAAACCAGGTTTCCCAGTAAGTCCCACCAACGATTGCAGGCACTTTAGTTATGAAAAGAGGATGAAAACAAGTATGCAAGTCACTAGATTCGTAGCTTTAAGAAGAGTACAGAGTTACAACCACAGCATATACGAATTCTCAATTCATTGTAACGGAGAGTTACAAAAATTTATGATGAAACTACCAACTAACACCACTGTAATATCACTAAATCGCTATTAAAGCTAAATACTAATATGCTCTGAAT
The Capsicum annuum cultivar UCD-10X-F1 chromosome 6, UCD10Xv1.1, whole genome shotgun sequence DNA segment above includes these coding regions:
- the LOC107873635 gene encoding probable inactive histone-lysine N-methyltransferase SUVR2 isoform X1, with the translated sequence MPPNPRVDRAFRAMKTLGIPGDKVKPVLKNLLRLYNKNWDLIEAENYRALADAIFESDEAKDSESTKPTENVGQEALVQDEPEPLLKRQRLKNQSSQPNESVESHLQNQSLGVFDSPQAIGNESLGRNKGKQPILSNSLAAQEGFPSSQPSGVDKSLSVPRRAGSTSGSAIPVSPTKNVIANHTFIKPKDEPVTDDLPHLEVPLAVTRPGSSSKGKSPVASGSSKGRQDDYNTSATVVESDTNDGNPPSPVGAANSNAETNTMKSSPSTLEIASSQSGEVKIVLNYGSVLGKSDFHMPTLDAVVKLMEDKCLKGYKELDPTFSVMKVMTDVCQCFWEMGSESTNKSSAK
- the LOC107873635 gene encoding probable inactive histone-lysine N-methyltransferase SUVR2 isoform X2, with translation MPPNPRVDRAFRAMKTLGIPGDKVKPVLKNLLRLYNKNWDLIEAENYRALADAIFESDEAKDSESTKPTENQEALVQDEPEPLLKRQRLKNQSSQPNESVESHLQNQSLGVFDSPQAIGNESLGRNKGKQPILSNSLAAQEGFPSSQPSGVDKSLSVPRRAGSTSGSAIPVSPTKNVIANHTFIKPKDEPVTDDLPHLEVPLAVTRPGSSSKGKSPVASGSSKGRQDDYNTSATVVESDTNDGNPPSPVGAANSNAETNTMKSSPSTLEIASSQSGEVKIVLNYGSVLGKSDFHMPTLDAVVKLMEDKCLKGYKELDPTFSVMKVMTDVCQCFWEMGSESTNKSSAK